Below is a window of Aeromonas veronii DNA.
GAGCTGCAGTTGCCCAAGGCGGTGATTGCCCTCAAACAGGGGGTGGGGCGGCTTATTCGTGATCGCAGTGATCACGGGGTGCTGGTGATTTGTGATCCACGGATGGTCAACAAACCTTACGGTGCCACTTTTATCAAGAGTCTGCCCGCCATTCCTCGCACTCGGGAGTTGGGGACGCTGGGGAGCTTTTTCGATCGCGGTGAACGCGGTGAATAAGTGTGCCGCCAGCTAACAGATTTGAACAACGGGTGAGCATATCTCGCTTGCCGGTTATGTAATTGACTGATTTTATAGAGATTGGAAAGCATGAACGAGTTGAAGATCCTGGCCGTAGATACCGCCACCGAAGCCTGCTCCGCCGCCTTGCTGGTGGGTGACAAGCTGTTCTCCCGTTGGGAGGAGGCGCCACGGGATCACACCCGAAAAATCCTGCCCATGGTTCAGGCTGTGTTAGAGGATGCCGGGATAAGTTTGAGCGACCTCGATGCCATCGCGTTCGGCCGCGGCCCGGGCTCCTTTACCGGCGTGCGGATCGGTATCGGGGTGGCACAAGGTCTGGCGTTTGGTGCGGGTGTCCCGCTGATTGGCATCTCGACGCTGGCCGCCATGGCGCAAGGGGCCTATCGACTGGATGGCGCCCAGCAGGTGCTGACCGCCATCGATGCGCGAATGAACGAGGTCTATTTCGGCCGCTATGCGCTGCTCGATGGCCGCATGCAGCTGGTGGGTGACGAGGTGGTGAGTGATCCCGCTGAGCTGGTTGAAGCCCGTGGCAAGTTGGTGGGTCGGGTGACCTGCGTCGGCACCGGTTTTGAAACCTATGGCGAGACCCTGAGTGGTTTGGCCGATGAGCTGGCGGTGAGTCAGGTGCGCTTCCCGGCGGCAGAAGATATGTTGCCGCTGGCCCGCGCCGCTTGGCTGGCGGGGGAGGCGGTGCCGGTTGAGCAGGCAACGCCGGTCTATTTGCGTGACAAGGTGACCTGGAAAAAACTGCCGGGTCGCGAATAAGGGCAGGAGCGCTGACTTCATGTCGCTCTTGCCGCTCATCAGCTGCAACACAAGCGGGTGGCCCGACAGGCCACACTGGCAACAGGAGAGTGAGATGATGCGTAAGACCAGAAGCGACATGATGAAACGCACTATGGTGGTCGGGGCGCTGGCCCTGCTGCTCGGGGCCTGCAGCTCGGTCCCCAAGGAGCTGGCCTATGAGCCAGAAAACCAGCTGGTGGCCTATCAACCCGCCCTTGGCGGAATGGAGGGCAAACCGGCCCGCTGGAGCGGCGTTATCTCGGCGGTGCACAACAAGGCGGATCAGAGCGTTATTGAAGTGGTCTATCTGCCGCTCAAGTCCAACGGTGTGCCGGAGCAGACCGAGCAGAGCCCGGGTCGCTTTCTGGCCATCATGAAGGGTTTTGTCGATCCGACCCTCTACGCCAAGGGGCGCAGCCTGACGGTGCTTGGCACCATAGGCCAACCGGTGTATAGCCAGATTGGCGAGCACAAGTACCGCTTCTCGGTGCTCAATGTGACGGGCAGCAAGCTGTGGCCGCCAGTCAAGGAGGTGGAGGTGCGCTATATGGACCCCTACTTCTACGACCCCTTCTATGATCCCTTCTGGCCGAGACGGCCGCTGCGTCGCTAAGGCTTGCCATGATTAACGCTATGATGAGCACCATGCACGAGCGGCTGCTGACCCTGGCAGATGGGCGGCGGGTAGCCCTGCTGGAGAACCCATCCGCTGAGCATGATCAGCAGGGCAAACCCCTGTTGATCGCCTTGCATGGCTGGCTCGACAACAGTGCCAGCTTCTTGCCGCTGGCGCCGCATCTGGGGGATTTTCACCTCATCTGTGTCGATCTGCCGGGGCACGGTCACTCCGATCACAAAACCACCCCTTATGTTTTTGTCGACTGGCTGGACGATCTCTACCAGATCGTGCAGGCGGCGGGCTGGTCGCGCTTCACTCTGCTCGGTCACTCCCTCGGGGCGTTGATCGCCTCGGCCTATGCCGGGGTGTTTCCCGAACAGGTAGAGCGGTTGATCATG
It encodes the following:
- the tsaB gene encoding tRNA (adenosine(37)-N6)-threonylcarbamoyltransferase complex dimerization subunit type 1 TsaB; amino-acid sequence: MNELKILAVDTATEACSAALLVGDKLFSRWEEAPRDHTRKILPMVQAVLEDAGISLSDLDAIAFGRGPGSFTGVRIGIGVAQGLAFGAGVPLIGISTLAAMAQGAYRLDGAQQVLTAIDARMNEVYFGRYALLDGRMQLVGDEVVSDPAELVEARGKLVGRVTCVGTGFETYGETLSGLADELAVSQVRFPAAEDMLPLARAAWLAGEAVPVEQATPVYLRDKVTWKKLPGRE
- a CDS encoding Slp family lipoprotein, translated to MMKRTMVVGALALLLGACSSVPKELAYEPENQLVAYQPALGGMEGKPARWSGVISAVHNKADQSVIEVVYLPLKSNGVPEQTEQSPGRFLAIMKGFVDPTLYAKGRSLTVLGTIGQPVYSQIGEHKYRFSVLNVTGSKLWPPVKEVEVRYMDPYFYDPFYDPFWPRRPLRR